A single region of the Mercenaria mercenaria strain notata chromosome 6, MADL_Memer_1, whole genome shotgun sequence genome encodes:
- the LOC123535722 gene encoding uncharacterized protein LOC123535722 isoform X1: MWTDSIIIIHSSESEEEDADHNHHFKRQKTCDESYVDSDATTLPPSDNETLPPALKLYVDVDSDVTTLPPSDNETLPPSDKLYVDVDSDVTTLPPSDYETLPPSDNLYVDFDSDVTTLPPSDDETKHPLDLLYLHLDSDITTLPHSDDDTLPPSHVIDSLELEINSQSLQLSDTLDEVQSTLLESSTLELFVEDIPIQPYSDTPGSWISKVVQCEV, from the exons ATGTG gacTGACAGTATTATCATCATACATAGTTCAGAGTCTGAAGAAGAAGACGCTGATCATAATCACCATTTCAAGAGACAGAAAACGTGTGATGAg tcatatgtaGACAGTGATGCAACTACACTGCCACCAAGTGACAATGAGACTCTGCCGCCTGCTCTTAAG ttgtatGTGGATGTTGACAGTGATGTGACTACATTGCCACCAAGTGACAACGAGACTCTGCCTCCTTCTGATAAG ttgtatGTAGATGTTGACAGTGATGTGACTACATTGCCACCAAGTGACTACGAGACTCTGCCTCCTTCTGATAAT ttgtatgTAGATTTTGACAGTGACGTTACTACATTGCCACCAAGTGATGATGAGACAAAACATCCTTTAGATCTg ttgtatcTACATCTTGACAGTGACATTACTACATTGCCACACAGTGACGATGACACACTACCTCCTTCTcatgtg atTGATTCACTGGAATTGGAGATAAATTCACAGTCTCTACAACTTTCTGACACACTTGATGAAGTTCAAAGTACCTTACTGGAAAGCAGCACCTTGGAATTGTTTGTTGAAGACATACCAATTCAGCCTTACAGTGATACCCCAG GTTCCTGGATATCCAAAGTGGTtcaatgtgaagtttga
- the LOC123535722 gene encoding uncharacterized protein LOC123535722 isoform X3: MIRTGNQRARILMLYSYTMLYVDVDSDVTTLPPSDNETLPPSDKLYVDVDSDVTTLPPSDYETLPPSDNLYVDFDSDVTTLPPSDDETKHPLDLLYLHLDSDITTLPHSDDDTLPPSHVIDSLELEINSQSLQLSDTLDEVQSTLLESSTLELFVEDIPIQPYSDTPGSWISKVVQCEV; the protein is encoded by the exons ATGATTCGAACCGGCAACCAGCGTGCTAGGATTTTGATGCTCTACTCCTACACCATG ttgtatGTGGATGTTGACAGTGATGTGACTACATTGCCACCAAGTGACAACGAGACTCTGCCTCCTTCTGATAAG ttgtatGTAGATGTTGACAGTGATGTGACTACATTGCCACCAAGTGACTACGAGACTCTGCCTCCTTCTGATAAT ttgtatgTAGATTTTGACAGTGACGTTACTACATTGCCACCAAGTGATGATGAGACAAAACATCCTTTAGATCTg ttgtatcTACATCTTGACAGTGACATTACTACATTGCCACACAGTGACGATGACACACTACCTCCTTCTcatgtg atTGATTCACTGGAATTGGAGATAAATTCACAGTCTCTACAACTTTCTGACACACTTGATGAAGTTCAAAGTACCTTACTGGAAAGCAGCACCTTGGAATTGTTTGTTGAAGACATACCAATTCAGCCTTACAGTGATACCCCAG GTTCCTGGATATCCAAAGTGGTtcaatgtgaagtttga
- the LOC123535722 gene encoding uncharacterized protein LOC123535722 isoform X2, which produces MWTDSIIIIHSSESEEEDADHNHHFKRQKTCDELYVDVDSDVTTLPPSDNETLPPSDKLYVDVDSDVTTLPPSDYETLPPSDNLYVDFDSDVTTLPPSDDETKHPLDLLYLHLDSDITTLPHSDDDTLPPSHVIDSLELEINSQSLQLSDTLDEVQSTLLESSTLELFVEDIPIQPYSDTPGSWISKVVQCEV; this is translated from the exons ATGTG gacTGACAGTATTATCATCATACATAGTTCAGAGTCTGAAGAAGAAGACGCTGATCATAATCACCATTTCAAGAGACAGAAAACGTGTGATGAg ttgtatGTGGATGTTGACAGTGATGTGACTACATTGCCACCAAGTGACAACGAGACTCTGCCTCCTTCTGATAAG ttgtatGTAGATGTTGACAGTGATGTGACTACATTGCCACCAAGTGACTACGAGACTCTGCCTCCTTCTGATAAT ttgtatgTAGATTTTGACAGTGACGTTACTACATTGCCACCAAGTGATGATGAGACAAAACATCCTTTAGATCTg ttgtatcTACATCTTGACAGTGACATTACTACATTGCCACACAGTGACGATGACACACTACCTCCTTCTcatgtg atTGATTCACTGGAATTGGAGATAAATTCACAGTCTCTACAACTTTCTGACACACTTGATGAAGTTCAAAGTACCTTACTGGAAAGCAGCACCTTGGAATTGTTTGTTGAAGACATACCAATTCAGCCTTACAGTGATACCCCAG GTTCCTGGATATCCAAAGTGGTtcaatgtgaagtttga